A DNA window from Paenarthrobacter aurescens TC1 contains the following coding sequences:
- a CDS encoding putative glutamine amidotransferase (identified by match to protein family HMM PF00117) has product MNSDPSRVTLLVIQPDPADPIDQFEPWFVKAGVEWNVVQPHAFDRVPEELDADGLLVLGGDMSSLHDHHYPWLEDIRALYRSAAKLRRPSLGICLGAQLMAQAFGGEVALGDSGLEAGVVRVHWREEADSDALVNQLPNPLRMGAMHGDMIAELPDDAEWLAYSDMYPHQAFRVRDSSWGVQFHPEIGKMTYENWVSQYSGGDPVAVQRLEHGRKQFAQQEDVVAQNTALFASRFAAIVRAAR; this is encoded by the coding sequence ATGAACTCTGACCCTAGTCGCGTCACCCTGCTGGTGATCCAACCGGACCCGGCCGACCCGATCGACCAGTTCGAGCCGTGGTTCGTAAAGGCCGGCGTCGAGTGGAACGTCGTCCAACCGCACGCCTTCGACCGGGTGCCCGAGGAATTGGACGCCGACGGACTTCTCGTGCTGGGCGGGGACATGAGTTCGTTGCATGACCACCATTACCCCTGGCTCGAAGACATCCGGGCCCTGTACCGCTCGGCCGCGAAGCTTCGACGGCCAAGCCTCGGCATCTGCCTTGGCGCCCAACTGATGGCCCAGGCGTTCGGCGGAGAGGTTGCCCTAGGCGACAGCGGGCTGGAAGCCGGTGTCGTGCGTGTCCACTGGCGCGAGGAAGCTGACTCCGACGCGCTCGTGAATCAGCTGCCCAACCCACTGCGGATGGGAGCGATGCATGGCGACATGATCGCCGAGCTCCCGGACGACGCTGAGTGGCTGGCCTACTCCGACATGTACCCGCACCAAGCCTTCCGCGTACGCGATAGTTCTTGGGGCGTGCAGTTCCACCCGGAGATCGGAAAGATGACCTATGAGAACTGGGTCTCGCAGTACTCCGGCGGCGACCCCGTTGCCGTCCAGAGGTTGGAGCACGGACGTAAGCAGTTCGCGCAGCAGGAAGACGTCGTAGCACAGAACACCGCGCTTTTCGCATCCAGATTCGCCGC